TAATTGTCAAGAAAATATGTTTCTTATTGAATGTGCTGTGGTATTTTGCTATCATGTTATTAGCCAGTGACTTTCTTTTTTGTTTTTGAGGAGGTTATTATATGACCCATAATCTTCCCGACCTCTGGCAGCAGGTTTTAAAGACACTTGGCAGCGAGCTCAATAACGATGTCTCCTTTAATACCTTCTTAAAACCTACTAAACTTGTGAGTATTGAAGACGACATCGCAATTGTGGAGGTCCCAAACGAGTTTTTAAAAGGGATACTGGAAAAAAGATACGCCAACCTCTTGAAGGATATACTGGGTTCAATTCTGAACCGTAGTGTCAGTATTTTCTTTAAAATCGACCCCCTCGCCTCTGAAGAGCAGGCTTCGACAGTGGACACTGCTGAAAAAGACATCAAGCCGGTTGCCGAGGAAGGTCAAAGTACGCTCAATTCCAAGTACACTTTCGACACCTTCGTCGTAGGCAACAGCAACCGTTTCGCCCACGCGGCCTCATTGGCCGTAGCTCAAGCTCCTGCCAAGGCCTATAATCCCTTCTTTATTTACGGCGGTGTGGGACTCGGCAAGACCCACCTGATGCACGCCATAGGTCACTACATACTGCAGCACAACCCGTCATGCAAGGTAGTGTACGTATCTTCTGAAAAGTTTACCAATGAGCTTATTAACTCCATCCGCGACGACAAAAACGTGGAGTTCAGGAATAAATATAGGAACATCGATGTGCTCCTGATAGACGACATCCAGTTCATCGCCGGAAAGGAGCGCACCCAGGAAGAGTTCTTCCATACCTTCAACGCCCTTTATGAAGCCAATAAACAGATAATCATATCCAGCGATCGTCCCCCAAAGGAAATTCCGACCCTCGAAGAACGCCTGCGGTCCCGCTTCGAATGGGGGCTCATCACGGATATACAGCCTCCGGACTTCGAGACGCGGATCGCAATCCTCAGGAAAAAGGCGATGATGGAAAACCTTACAGTGCCCGACGACGTAATCAACTTCATCGCTACGAAGATAGAGACGAATATCCGGGAACTGGAAGGCGCTCTGATCAGGATAGTGGCATTTTCGTCCCTTACAAATAAGCCCATCGACCTTGACCTGGCCGAGCACGTGTTGAAGGACCTGCTCCCCAATAACAAGCCCAAGACCGTCACCGTGATGGACATACTTCAGGTCGTGGGCGGTCATTTCTCTATAAAGATCGATGACTTTAAATCCAAAAAGCGCACCAAGGAACTGGCTTATGCCCGGCAGATTGCCATGTACCTTTGCCGGGAACTCACCGATTACTCGCTGCCGAAGATCGGGGAGGAATTCGGCGGGCGCGACCATACTACGGTACTGCACGCCTGCGAAAAGATATCCAGGGATATTCAAAGAGACGCCCAGCTTTCGTCCCTTATCGAAAACCTGAAGAAAAAAATCCTTCACGGCTGAGCGTGTGGAAAAACTTATTGATAAGTTATTGATATCCTGTTGATATATGTGTATAACTTTGGCCATATATTCAATTTTGTGTAATAAGTGGACAACATTATTTACATTCTTCACAGGTTATCCACATGGGAAAAACCTTGATCTGAGTTATTCACACAATTTATCCACATATCCACAAGCTGTACTACTACTACTGCTAGTTTAAAAAATTCACCGGCATAGCTTAATTTTTACCTTCGGGGGTATCATTATGCAATTTTTAATAGAAAAAGACCAACTTTTGTCGGGCGTTTCGGTGGCCGAAAGGTTTATCGCGAGCAAGACAACCATGCCTATTCTTTCGGGGATCAAATTTTCGGCTTACGGCAGCACTCTTGAGCTTTCGTCAACGGACCTGGAAATGGGTATAGAATGCAGGTTACCTGCGCAAATTATGGAAGAAGGTGACGCGGTAATATCCACCAAGGTTTTCAGCGACATCGCCAGGAAACTGCCCCAGGGACAGGTCTTGTTCAGGCGTCAGGAGGGGCAGATCACCGTTGAAGCCGGAGATTTTCGCCTCAACATGCCGGTGCTTGAAGCCGGGGATTTTCCTGAAGTAGTCCCGCCGGAGACCAATCCCATACTTAAATTTCCCAAAGAGACTTTTAAGAATATGGTAAAGCAGACCATCTTCGCCAGGGCTGAGGACTCGATCGCAAGGCCGGTGCTCACCGGTGAACTTTTGGAAGCGAGAAACGGCAGGTTCCACGTGGTAGCCCTGGACGGCTTCAGAATAGCCTGGAGGTGGGAAGAGGCCGAAGTGCCCGATTTCAGCGTTGTAGTCCCGGGCAGGGCGCTTCTTGAATTGACCAGGGCTCTCTCGGATACCGGGGAGGATACTTTCGAAATACATACCGGAAGAAACCGTGTGGTCTTCTGTACGGAAAACCTGGTGATGGCTACCCGCGTGCTGGAGGGCAAATTCATAGATTACGAACAGGTGGTTAAGGTGGATCCTAAGATCACCGTGGTCGCCAAAACCGATGCACTGCTTTCCAGCATAGAGCGCGCTTTTATCGTAGCTAGGGAGGGGAGTAAGAACAACCTGGTTAAATTCAGAATAGGCAATGGCCGTATGGAGGTAAGCTCCGAGACCGAGATGGGCAGCGTCTACGAAAAGGTGGAGTGCGAGACCAGCGGTGACGATCTGGTGGTTGCCTTCAACGCCCGTTTCTTTATAGAAGCCCTCAGGTCCGTGGAACAGCCGGAGATAGAGCTTAAATTTGCCGGCGAAGTGGGTCCCTGTGTGATAAGGCCGCGGAATGTGGAAAACCATATAAACTTCATCCTGCCCGTAAGGCTGAGGAGTGAGGATTATTGAGGGAAGTCTTTATAAAAACCGAGTCCATAAACCTGGACCAGTTTTTGAAATGGGCCGGAGCGGTTTTCACCGGGGGTGAGGCCAAAATCAAGATAAGGCAAGGCCTAGTAAAGGTTAACGGCCAGGTGGAGACCAGGAGGTCCAGAAAACTTTTTCCCGGGGACACGGTGGAGTTCCATGGCGAGACCTTTGTGGTAAAGGGCGGGAGTGAATGATTTGCACCTTACTAAAATACGGCTTTTCGATTTTCGCAACTTCCGGGAAGCGGAGGTGGAATTTTCAGGGGGTCTGAACGTACTTTACGGGGACAACGGCCAGGGCAAGACCAACCTTTTGGAGGCTATCCATTTCCTCTGCAACCTGAGGCCGGTTCGAACCACTAGGGAACAGGACGTCATCGCGTGGGACAAAACTAAGGCTTACTTGAAGGGAGTTTTTGACACCTCCTCCGGCCCCGTCGACAGGGAATTGCTGCTTGTAGCGGGCGACAGGAAGAAGGTCAGGGAATGCGGTGTAGAAAGGCACCGGCTGTCGGAACTTTACTGGCAGATCCACGCGGTGTTTTTTTCACCCGATGACCTGAGCCTGGTTAAAGGGAGGCCTTCCGAGAGGAGGAGGTTTCTGGACCTCATCATCGCTAGGTTAAAACCCCAGTACGGCCGGTATCTTTCCGAATACAACCGGGCCCTTTTTCACAGGAACAGGCTGCTGAAGGACCTCAAGAAGAACAGGACCCTCATCACAGCGCTGGATGCCTGGGACGAGCAGCTCTCTTCGCTGGGCACGGTTATACTCAAAACCAGAGCGGCTTTTACGGAAAAGCTCTTTCCCCTGGTGAGGAAATATTATCTTTATTTTTCCAGAGAGGAAAGGGAGATAGAGATAAAGTATGCTGGCAGCATAGTTTCTACCGGAACGTCCCCGGAATCCATCCATGAGGCGTTTCTTGCAGCCTTAAGGAAATCCCTGCCGCAGGATCTTGCAAGCGGTTATACCCGGGTAGGTCCCCACAGGGACGATTTGCAGTTTCTGCTGGGAGGAAGGGATTTGAGGTACTTCGGTTCCCAGGGAGAACAGAGGACCTTAAGCCTTAGCCTGAAGTTCGCCGAACGACGGGTTTTTTTTGAGACCACAGGCGTTTATCCCATCCTTCTCCTGGACGACGCTATGTCGGAGCTGGACGCGAACAGGAGGAGGTGGATCCTGGAAGGAGAGGAACCCTGTCAGGTGTTCGTCACTACCGTTGATCTTTCGGCGATCCCGGAGGATATTCTGAAAAAAAGCAGGGTTTACAGGGTTCGGGCCGGCTCTGTGGGGTGATTATATGGAAAAAATAAAAAATATTCTACTGAAAATTCTCAAAAAAACCGATCTGGAACGCAGGTTAAGGGAAGCTATGGTCTTTGTGCACTACGAAGAAATGGTAGGGGAAAAGATAGCCAGAGTATCAAAACCCGTATTTTTTAGAGGCGATACGCTTTTTATAGGAGTAGAAAGCCCCATATGGGCCCACCAGCTCTTATTTTTTAAATCGGATATTATAAACAGGATTAATTCTAGATTTTCCCCACCGCTGGTAAAGGACATCCGGTTTCAGGTTTGCCGGGTGGATGGGAGGCCTGAAAGCCACAAAAAGGACGTTAAAGAGGATGTTGAAGTAAAAATCCCTGACAAAAAAAAGCAAATGGTTTATAATATTACTTCGAACATCAAAGACGAAAAGCTCAGGCAGAAGTTTACGGAGCTCATGTTAAAGGACCTGGAATTCAAGATAAAAAGAGGTGAATCACTTGTTCCTTCACATAGGTAAGAACACGGTGGTCCGTACCAAGGACATAATAATGATTCTTGACAGGGCGTGCACCGAATCCAGGGACACCAGCGATTTCCTGCAGGTGGCCAGGGAGGAGGGGTTCGTCATTACAGGTGAGGAGGCGGGGAAATCGATAATCGTTACCGATAAAAAGGTGTATTTTTCTCCAATATCCTCTATCACCCTCCTCAAGAGGGCTAATTTCATAAAAGGTATCGGCGAACAAAGTTTCTAGTTTGGAGGTATTAGTGTTGGAGAAAAAGACGGTTTACGATGAAACTAAAATAGAGGTGCTGGAAGGTCTGGAGCACGTGCGGCTCAGGCCCGGTATGTACATCGGCTCCACCGACAGCCGCGGCCTCCATCACCTGGTCTACGAAGTGGTAGACAACAGCATCGACGAGGCTCTGGCCGGATTCTGCAAGAACATATTGGTTACCATCAATAAAGATGGTTCGATCACGGTGGATGACGACGGCCGGGGCATCCCCGTCAAGATCCACCCCAAAGTAGGAAAACCCGCCCTGGAAGTGGCTCTTACCATGCTGCACGCCGGAGGAAAGTTCGGAACCGGCGGTTACAAAGTTTCAGGAGGCCTTCACGGGGTGGGCGTTTCTGTGGTAAACGCCCTTTCAAAATGGCTTGAGGTGGAGGTAAAGAGGGACGGCTTTAAGTACTTCCAGAGGTACGAGCGGGGAAAGCCGGTAACCGAGGTAAAGAAGATCGGAGAAGCTTCAGACACCGGCACCAAAATAACTTTCATGCCCGACGACCAAATATTTGAGGATACCAGCTTTAACTACGACATCTTGGCCCAGAGGTTGAGGGAGCAGGCTTTCCTCAACAGGGGGCTGAAGATAGAAATCAAAGACCTGCGCACCGGGAAGGAGCAGGTTTTTCATTACGAGGGCGGTATAGTCTCCTTCGTCAAGTACCTGAACAGAAACAAGGATGTGCTCCACGAGGACCCCATATACATGAGGGCGGCTTCCCAAGAGGGAGAGTGGGAAGTGGAAGTAGCCCTCCAGTACAACGACTCCTATGCAGAAAACGTGCTGAGCTTTGCCAATAACATAAACACCCAGGAGGGCGGAACCCACCTGGTGGGGTTTAAGTCGGCGCTGACCCGTAGCATAAACGACTACGCCAGGAAGATGAACCTTTTAAAGGAACAGGACCCGAACCTTTCCGGCGATGACGTGAGGGAAGGGCTCACCGCCGTCATCAGTGTGAAGTTGGTGAATCCCCAGTTCGAAGGCCAGACGAAGACGAAGCTGGGAAACAGCGAGATGCGCGGCATCGTGGAATCGGTGGTAGGGGATGCCATGAACCGCTTCCTGGAAGAAAATCCTTCCGTTGCCCGCGTCATCGTCGAGAAGGCCATAAGCGCCGCCAGAGCCAGGGAAGCGGCCCGCAAGGCCAGAGAACTGGTGAGGCGAAAGAACGCTCTGGACAGGACCTCTTTGCCCGGCAAGCTGGCCGACTGCAGGGAAAAGGACCCGCGCCTTTGCGAGCTCTACCTGGTGGAGGGGGACTCGGCGGGAGGTTCTGCAAAACAGGGGCGGGACCCCAGGTTCCAGGCGATACTGCCTCTTAGGGGTAAAATCCTCAACGTGGAAAAGGCCAGGCTGGACAAGATCTTAGGTAACGAAGAGATCAGAGCGATGATCACCGCCCTTGGCACCGGCATCGGCGATGATTTCGATATAGAAAAATTGAGGTACCACAAGATAATTCTGATGGCCGATGCTGACGTGGACGGGGCTCACATAAGAACTCTGCTACTGACCTTCCTGTACCGTTACATGAGGCCTCTGATAGAGGCCGGTATGGTATACATCGCCCAACCCCCCCTTTATCAGGTGTCGAAAGGCAAGGAAGTATACTACGCTTACAGTGACGAGGAACTGAAAGCAATCCTGGAAAGACTCGGCAAGGACAGGGATAAGGCCGAGGTGAAAAGGTTCAAGGGTCTCGGTGAGATGAACGCCGACCAACTGTGGGACACCACTATGAACCCTAAGACCAGGACCATACTGAAGGTAAACTTAGAGGATGCCATCGAAGCTGACGAGATATTTACGATACTCATGGGAGAAAAGGTGGAGCCCAGAAGGCAGTTCATTTTTGAACACGCTGCAGAAGTGAGAAATCTCGATATTTAACGGAGGTTTTGTAAATGTCAGAATTAGGCGGCAAGGTAGTGCCGGTAACCATAGAAGACGAGATGAAAAAATCCTATATAGACTACGCCATGAGCGTAATAGTCGGCAGGGCTCTGCCGGACGTGAGGGACGGGCTCAAGCCCATCCACCGCAGGATCCTTTACGCCATGAGTGAGCTCAACCTCACCCCGGACAGGCCTCACCGCAAATCAGCCACCATCGTAGGCGACGTCATGGGTAAGTACCATCCTCACGGCGACGCGGCCATATACGATGCCATGGTGAGGTTGGCCCAGGATTTTTCCATCCGCTACCCCCTTATCGACGGCCATGGCAACTTCGGCTCCATCGACGGAGACCCACCGGCTGCCATGAGGTACACCGAGGCCAGGCTCTCCAGGATAGCCCTGGAGATGCTTTCGGATATAGACAAAGATACCGTAGACTTCATACCCAACTTCGACGACACCCTAAAGGAGCCGGCGGTGCTGCCGTCCCGCTTTCCGAACCTGCTCGTCAACGGGTCTTCGGGTATAGCGGTGGGTATGGCTACCAACATTCCGCCCCACAACCTCTCAGAGGTTATCGACGGGGTGGTCATGATGATAGAAAACCCCGACGTCACTTCCCAGGAACTTATGGCCGCCATAAAAGGGCCGGACTTTCCCACGGGAGGTATCATCCTGGGCAGGGAAGGCATCAGGGAAATGTATACTACCGGCCGGGGCTCGATAATAGTCAGGGCTAAAGCTACGATAGAGCCCATGGAAGGCGGAAAGCAGCGCATAGTTGTGACGGAAATTCCCTACATGGTCAACAAAGCCCGTTTGATAGAGAAAATCGCCGAGCTCGTGCGCGATAAGCACCTGGACGGCATTTCCGACCTCCGGGACGAGAGCGACCGCAATGGTCTTCGGATCGTCATAGAGCTGAAGAGGGACGCCAACGCCCATGTAATACTGAACCAGCTTTACAAACACACCCAGATGCAGGTCACCTTCGGCGCTATAATGCTGGCCCTGGTGGAAAATAAGCCCCAGGTACTGACCCTCAGGGAAATGATATACCACTACCTGAGGCACCAGCAGGAAGTGGTGGTAAGAAGGACCAAATACGAACTGGCCCGGGCGGAAGAAAGGGTCCACATACTGGAGGGACTGAGGATAGCCCTCAACCACCTGGACGAAGTAATAGCCCTGATCAGAAAGTCCAAAGACGTACCTACCGCCAGGGAAGGGCTCATGAAGAACTTCGGACTGACGGAAAAACAGGCCCAGGTCATCCTGGATATGAGGCTGCAGAGGCTCACCGCTCTGGAACGCCAAAAGATTGAGGACGAGTACAGGGAGCTTTTAGAGAAGATCGATTACTACAAAAGGGTGCTGGGCGATGAGAAACTGGTATTCGCTATAATAAAAGAGGAGCTTTTGAAGATAAAGGAGCGCTTCGGCGACGAGCGAAGGACCAGAATAGTCGCTGAAGTTAAGGATTTCGACGAACAGGACCTGATACCCGAAGAAGACGTGGTAATAACAATGACATACATGGGATACGTCAAGCGCATGCCCCTTTCCTCTTACCGGAGCCAGAAGCGGGGCGGCAAAGGGGTTACCGGCATCACCACCAGGGAGGAGGATTTCGTAGAGCGGATCTTGGTTGCCACCACTCACCACGTGGTGCTGTTCTTCACAAATCAGGGCAACGTCTACAGGCTCAAAGCCCACGAAATCCCCGAAGCCGGGCGCACGGCTAAAGGCACGGCCATCGTAAACCTCCTGCCATTGAAGCCCCAGGAAAAGGTAAATGCGGTCATACCGATTAAGGACTTCGGGGAGGCCAGTTATCTGGTGATGGTGACCAAAAGGGGCCTGGTGAAGAAGACTTTGCTTTCGGAATACGAGAGCTCCCGCAAAACGGGTATCATAGCTATAACCCTTACCTCAGGTGACGAGCTTATCGGGGTAAAACTGGTGGGCAAAAAGGACGAGCTTATCCTCGGTACTTCTCACGGGATGAGCATAAGGTTTTCCGTGGAAGACGTTACCCCCACGGGCCGCACCGCCCGCGGCGTCAAGGCCATAACCCTGGGAGAGGGCGACGAGGTGGCCTCGATGGATGTAACTTCGGTGGGCAGTGATGTGCTGGTCATAACCGAAAAGGGATTCGGCAAGCGCACCCCCCTCGATGAGTACAGAATTCAGACCCGGGGCGGAAGGGGGATCATCACCCAGAGGGTTACCGATACGACGGGCAGACTGGTGGGCTTAAGGGTGGTGGCCGAAGGCGATGATATCATCCTGTGCACCGCCTCCGGCATGATGATAAGGCTGGAGGTTTCCGGAATATCCAGCATGAGCCGCAACACCCGCGGGGTGACCCTGATGAAGCTGGAAGAAGGGGATCAGGTGTCGGCGGTGGCGGTCATCCGGGAAAGCGAGGATTAAGGGGCTATCACCTGGTTCACCACCAGCCTGGTATCGCGCCCGCACTGCGGGCACTTGAAGAGGTGAACGCACTTCTTTTCGCGCTGTTCACCCGGGGCGGTGGTATTCATATCCAGGTAGGGGTGGTAAGGATCCAGGTAGTCCTGAACCCTTCCCCAATCCTCCATTAAGCTGCCGCACTCAGGACATGTTTCCCGGACGGAAATAAGGCCGTTACAAAGGGGACAGTTAAATTGAAATTCCATTATTATCACCTTTATTTATTCTTTCCCTTTTGACGGCTGCGTAATTTATGGTATTATATTCTAAAAAGGGAACACCTATGGGGACAAAAGTTTCAATGCCGCTGGTCGAAAAATTAATTTTATATTCCGGCAAAAGCCCGGTCAGGTTTCACATGCCCGGCCATAAAGGCGGACGGGGCGTCCCGAAAAACTTAAGGCTTATGATGGAGAAAAACCTTTTCCGGTGGGATGTGACGGAAATCCCGGGCCTGGACAACTGGCACGACCCGGAAGGTGCCATCGAGGAAGCCCAAAGGCTGCTCGCCGAACTTTACGGAGCCGACAGGTCTTACTTCTTGGTGAACGGCTCCACTTCGGGCGTGATGGCCATGCTGGGAGCAGCCCTGGAAAAGGGCGACGAAGTGCTGCTTCCCCGTAACAGCCACAAAGCTGCCTTAATGGGCATAATCCTGACCGGTGCAAAACCGGTTTACTTAAAGCCCCAAGTGGACGAAGAACTAGGCGTTGCCACTGGTGTGCCCCTTTCCGAGTGGAGGAAGGCTCTGGAGCAGCACCCGGATGCCAAAGCGCTTTTCATCACTAACCCGACCTACCAGGGGTTCTGCCCGAACCTTTCCGGAATATCGTCGGAAGCCAAAGCCCGCGGCATGAAGGTGCTGGTGGATGAAGCCCACGGGCCCCATCTTGCCTTCAGTAAAAGGCTCCCTTCCTCGGCGGGGGAGTGCAAGGTGGATGTGTGGGTGCAGAGCCCCCACAAGATGCTGTGCTCCCTCACCCAGAGCGCCTGGCTCCACTTGAAAGGCCGGGACCTCGACCGGGAGCGGCTACGGTCGTACCTTTCGCTCTTGACGAGCACCAGCCCCTCTTACATCCTGATGGCCTCCCTGGACGTAGCCAGGGCCGTCATGGAAACCCGGGGCAGGTACTGGGTGGAAAGGGGCCTGGAGCTTGCCGAAAGGGCGAGAAGGAGCATAAACGAAAAAACACCTTTTTACTGCGTCGGCCGGGAGGTCAGGGGGCGGCGAGGTGTTTACGACGTCGACCTTTCCCGCCTGATGGTCAACGTTTCATCGGCCGGTTACACCGGTTTCTTCGTAGAAAAGGTGCTGAGGAAAAGGTTTCACATATACGCCGAATACGCTGATTTTTCCAACGTATATTTTCTATTGACAGGGGGAAAT
The DNA window shown above is from Thermosediminibacter oceani DSM 16646 and carries:
- the dnaA gene encoding chromosomal replication initiator protein DnaA; the encoded protein is MTHNLPDLWQQVLKTLGSELNNDVSFNTFLKPTKLVSIEDDIAIVEVPNEFLKGILEKRYANLLKDILGSILNRSVSIFFKIDPLASEEQASTVDTAEKDIKPVAEEGQSTLNSKYTFDTFVVGNSNRFAHAASLAVAQAPAKAYNPFFIYGGVGLGKTHLMHAIGHYILQHNPSCKVVYVSSEKFTNELINSIRDDKNVEFRNKYRNIDVLLIDDIQFIAGKERTQEEFFHTFNALYEANKQIIISSDRPPKEIPTLEERLRSRFEWGLITDIQPPDFETRIAILRKKAMMENLTVPDDVINFIATKIETNIRELEGALIRIVAFSSLTNKPIDLDLAEHVLKDLLPNNKPKTVTVMDILQVVGGHFSIKIDDFKSKKRTKELAYARQIAMYLCRELTDYSLPKIGEEFGGRDHTTVLHACEKISRDIQRDAQLSSLIENLKKKILHG
- the dnaN gene encoding DNA polymerase III subunit beta — encoded protein: MQFLIEKDQLLSGVSVAERFIASKTTMPILSGIKFSAYGSTLELSSTDLEMGIECRLPAQIMEEGDAVISTKVFSDIARKLPQGQVLFRRQEGQITVEAGDFRLNMPVLEAGDFPEVVPPETNPILKFPKETFKNMVKQTIFARAEDSIARPVLTGELLEARNGRFHVVALDGFRIAWRWEEAEVPDFSVVVPGRALLELTRALSDTGEDTFEIHTGRNRVVFCTENLVMATRVLEGKFIDYEQVVKVDPKITVVAKTDALLSSIERAFIVAREGSKNNLVKFRIGNGRMEVSSETEMGSVYEKVECETSGDDLVVAFNARFFIEALRSVEQPEIELKFAGEVGPCVIRPRNVENHINFILPVRLRSEDY
- a CDS encoding RNA-binding S4 domain-containing protein, whose amino-acid sequence is MREVFIKTESINLDQFLKWAGAVFTGGEAKIKIRQGLVKVNGQVETRRSRKLFPGDTVEFHGETFVVKGGSE
- the recF gene encoding DNA replication/repair protein RecF (All proteins in this family for which functions are known are DNA-binding proteins that assist the filamentation of RecA onto DNA for the initiation of recombination or recombinational repair.); translated protein: MHLTKIRLFDFRNFREAEVEFSGGLNVLYGDNGQGKTNLLEAIHFLCNLRPVRTTREQDVIAWDKTKAYLKGVFDTSSGPVDRELLLVAGDRKKVRECGVERHRLSELYWQIHAVFFSPDDLSLVKGRPSERRRFLDLIIARLKPQYGRYLSEYNRALFHRNRLLKDLKKNRTLITALDAWDEQLSSLGTVILKTRAAFTEKLFPLVRKYYLYFSREEREIEIKYAGSIVSTGTSPESIHEAFLAALRKSLPQDLASGYTRVGPHRDDLQFLLGGRDLRYFGSQGEQRTLSLSLKFAERRVFFETTGVYPILLLDDAMSELDANRRRWILEGEEPCQVFVTTVDLSAIPEDILKKSRVYRVRAGSVG
- a CDS encoding DUF721 domain-containing protein; translation: MEKIKNILLKILKKTDLERRLREAMVFVHYEEMVGEKIARVSKPVFFRGDTLFIGVESPIWAHQLLFFKSDIINRINSRFSPPLVKDIRFQVCRVDGRPESHKKDVKEDVEVKIPDKKKQMVYNITSNIKDEKLRQKFTELMLKDLEFKIKRGESLVPSHR
- the remB gene encoding extracellular matrix regulator RemB; amino-acid sequence: MNHLFLHIGKNTVVRTKDIIMILDRACTESRDTSDFLQVAREEGFVITGEEAGKSIIVTDKKVYFSPISSITLLKRANFIKGIGEQSF
- the gyrB gene encoding DNA topoisomerase (ATP-hydrolyzing) subunit B, producing the protein MEKKTVYDETKIEVLEGLEHVRLRPGMYIGSTDSRGLHHLVYEVVDNSIDEALAGFCKNILVTINKDGSITVDDDGRGIPVKIHPKVGKPALEVALTMLHAGGKFGTGGYKVSGGLHGVGVSVVNALSKWLEVEVKRDGFKYFQRYERGKPVTEVKKIGEASDTGTKITFMPDDQIFEDTSFNYDILAQRLREQAFLNRGLKIEIKDLRTGKEQVFHYEGGIVSFVKYLNRNKDVLHEDPIYMRAASQEGEWEVEVALQYNDSYAENVLSFANNINTQEGGTHLVGFKSALTRSINDYARKMNLLKEQDPNLSGDDVREGLTAVISVKLVNPQFEGQTKTKLGNSEMRGIVESVVGDAMNRFLEENPSVARVIVEKAISAARAREAARKARELVRRKNALDRTSLPGKLADCREKDPRLCELYLVEGDSAGGSAKQGRDPRFQAILPLRGKILNVEKARLDKILGNEEIRAMITALGTGIGDDFDIEKLRYHKIILMADADVDGAHIRTLLLTFLYRYMRPLIEAGMVYIAQPPLYQVSKGKEVYYAYSDEELKAILERLGKDRDKAEVKRFKGLGEMNADQLWDTTMNPKTRTILKVNLEDAIEADEIFTILMGEKVEPRRQFIFEHAAEVRNLDI
- the gyrA gene encoding DNA gyrase subunit A, translating into MSELGGKVVPVTIEDEMKKSYIDYAMSVIVGRALPDVRDGLKPIHRRILYAMSELNLTPDRPHRKSATIVGDVMGKYHPHGDAAIYDAMVRLAQDFSIRYPLIDGHGNFGSIDGDPPAAMRYTEARLSRIALEMLSDIDKDTVDFIPNFDDTLKEPAVLPSRFPNLLVNGSSGIAVGMATNIPPHNLSEVIDGVVMMIENPDVTSQELMAAIKGPDFPTGGIILGREGIREMYTTGRGSIIVRAKATIEPMEGGKQRIVVTEIPYMVNKARLIEKIAELVRDKHLDGISDLRDESDRNGLRIVIELKRDANAHVILNQLYKHTQMQVTFGAIMLALVENKPQVLTLREMIYHYLRHQQEVVVRRTKYELARAEERVHILEGLRIALNHLDEVIALIRKSKDVPTAREGLMKNFGLTEKQAQVILDMRLQRLTALERQKIEDEYRELLEKIDYYKRVLGDEKLVFAIIKEELLKIKERFGDERRTRIVAEVKDFDEQDLIPEEDVVITMTYMGYVKRMPLSSYRSQKRGGKGVTGITTREEDFVERILVATTHHVVLFFTNQGNVYRLKAHEIPEAGRTAKGTAIVNLLPLKPQEKVNAVIPIKDFGEASYLVMVTKRGLVKKTLLSEYESSRKTGIIAITLTSGDELIGVKLVGKKDELILGTSHGMSIRFSVEDVTPTGRTARGVKAITLGEGDEVASMDVTSVGSDVLVITEKGFGKRTPLDEYRIQTRGGRGIITQRVTDTTGRLVGLRVVAEGDDIILCTASGMMIRLEVSGISSMSRNTRGVTLMKLEEGDQVSAVAVIRESED
- a CDS encoding aminotransferase class I/II-fold pyridoxal phosphate-dependent enzyme: MGTKVSMPLVEKLILYSGKSPVRFHMPGHKGGRGVPKNLRLMMEKNLFRWDVTEIPGLDNWHDPEGAIEEAQRLLAELYGADRSYFLVNGSTSGVMAMLGAALEKGDEVLLPRNSHKAALMGIILTGAKPVYLKPQVDEELGVATGVPLSEWRKALEQHPDAKALFITNPTYQGFCPNLSGISSEAKARGMKVLVDEAHGPHLAFSKRLPSSAGECKVDVWVQSPHKMLCSLTQSAWLHLKGRDLDRERLRSYLSLLTSTSPSYILMASLDVARAVMETRGRYWVERGLELAERARRSINEKTPFYCVGREVRGRRGVYDVDLSRLMVNVSSAGYTGFFVEKVLRKRFHIYAEYADFSNVYFLLTGGNTRDDVAKLVRALKRFPARKKKIKSVCFPGDLPERAMDPGKAYFSPAEWIHLDAAFGRITSDAVVPYPPGVPLLYPGEVVEKQHIEVIREIQKAGGYCQGIKNGRIKVVKNG